The genomic segment CCGAGCGGCGACGGCCCGGTTACACTCAAAGCAATCCACGCGACACTCTGGCGCGGCGTCAACGGCGATGCGGGCATCCTGATAGCCAACGCCGACACAGAAGCTCACGCGTTCACGTGCACGCTCGATATGGCGCAGCACGGTTTCACCGGCTCGAAGTGGCGCCTCGAATCGGTGACCACCGCCGAGAGCAAAGTCATCGGCGATCAAGACGGCTCAACCGTTTCTATCACAGTCGATGTGCCCGCGCGCGATGCGGTGCTGCTCAGGATTTCTCCAACACAGGGATAACATGCAACACACTAACGTCCGAGGCTTCATCGCTGCGTGCGCCGTCTCCAGCGGGGTCAAATCCAAACAGGGATGGATATCGCGCATCGCACTCTGCGCCCTGGGAGCGTGCCTATTCCTCTCAGCAGGCGCGCGCATTGAGGCCGCTGAGTCCATTTTGCCCGCGGGTTCGGACCCGCCATCGCTGGTGAGCGGCCACTTCCCAGACCGCATGCACGAATTCATCTGGAAGAACTGGAACCTTGTCGCGCCCGAGAAACTCGCCGCGATCCTCGGCGCCAACGCCCAGGATATCATCGCCGTGGCGGACTCCATGGGACTCCCCCCTGCCGCTGCCATCCCACCCGCGCAGCAAGGGCGGGATTACTACATGTTGATTCGACGCAACTGGCATCTGCTTCCCTATGAACAACTGCTGCAACTCGTTGAGATGACCCCCGAGCGCCTTGCGTTTGCATTGCGCGAGGATGACGCCCTGTACCAGAAACTGGGCCGGCTTAAGCCGCAGTGCGACCCGTTGCGCTACAGTCCGCCGGATGAGGCCGCCCGGAATCGCTCCGGGGAGATTAAGCGCATAGTTGCCGAAGAGTTTGGCGACGCCCTTGCCCGCCCCGCCGAACCTCGCTTCACGTTTCTTCAGCAGTTCCAGCAGCGCGCAGTTCCATCTGCTGTTACGGATGCGCACGCTGCCGGTTCCTCGCAGGACGCGCAGCTTCGGTTCATCTACTCGTATTTCGCGGCCTTCGGCGATCCGCTGGCGAATGCCCGCCTCGACCCCTATCCCGATGGATTGTTGCAGCAACTCTCGGCACTCGGAATCAATGGCGTGTGGCTCTCGGTCATCCTGCGCGACATGGCACCCGGCGGAGACGCGTTTCCCGAATTCGGCGCCGGCCATGAGCAGCGATTGGCCAATCTACGCTCGCTGACAGAGCGAGCCAGCAAGTTCGGCATCGGGGTCTACCTCTACCTGAACGAGCCGCGCGCCAGACCCGCCTCGTTCTTTGAAGTCGAGGGCCGCGCCGGGATGGCCGGCATAGGCGCGGGCGATGGATTCAGGACGATGTGCACATCGCATCCTGCCGTGCGCAAATGGCTCGGCGACGCCGTCGCGCACATCTTCAGCCAGGTCCCCGATCTGGCAGGGATCTTCACCATCACCACTGGCGAAGCCGTGACAAGCTGCGCCTCCTACGGCGACCGCCCAAGTTGCCCCCGCTGCAAGGATCGAACGGACGCGGAGATCGTCGCAGAGGTCAACGCAACGCTGGAAGAAGGCGTCCATCGGGTCAGTCCAAACGCAAAGGTGATCGCGTGGGACTGGGAATGGCACAACCATGGCGATGTGCGGGAAATCATTGACCGGCTTCCCAAATCCGTGTGGGTCATGTCTGTCAGTGAATGGGATTTACCACTGCGTCGAGGCGGAACCGAGACAACGGTCGGCGAGTATTCCGTCTCCGCCGTTGGACCCGGCCCAAAGGCGATTCGCCACTGGAACTGGGCAAAGGAAGCGCAGCTCAAGACCGTCGCTAAAGTGCAGCTCAACAACAGTTGGGAACTCTCGACCGTGCCGTACCTGCCCGTCATGGAGCTTGTAGCCGAGCATTGCCACAATCTCGCATCGAGAGGGCTGGACGGAATGATGCTCAGTTGGACGCTCGGAGGATTCCCTTCGCCCAATTTGGAGATCGCCTCCCGATTCCAGCATTCATCCCCCGCGCCTTCACCCGCAGAAACGGCCCACGAGAGTGCGATCCCCGAAGTCGACGCCGTGCTCGATGCTCTCGCCACCCAGAACTACGGCGAACACGGCGCGGCCCAGGCGCGCAAGGCGTGGCACGCCTTCAGCACGGCATTCCAGGAGTATCCGTTTCATCACAGCGTCATGTATTTCAGTCCCGTGCACCTCGGCCCGTCCAATCCGCTCTACCGCGAAAAGACGGGGTACACGGCAACCATGACGGGCATTCCCTACGACGACCTGACGACGTGGCGCGGACCCTACCCCGTGGATACGTTCATCGCCCAGTTTGAAAAGACAGCACAGGGGTGGCAATCAGGCATTCCACCGCTCAAGGCCGCCGGCGACGCAGTTCCTCCCGAACGAGCCGACGGTGCGCGCGCCGAGCTGCGGTACGCCCACGTCGCAGCCATCCATTTTCAGTCGGTGGCAAACCAGGCACGATTCATTGTTGCCCGCGACAAACTCGCCGACGCGGCCCAGTCGCTTACCGATGAAGAACGCGAAGCATTACGCAACGACATCCGGAACATCCTCCGGTCGGAGATTGACCTGGCCCATCAACTATTCCCCCTCGCCCAGGAAGATTCGCGAATCGGCTTCGAGGCCGCCAACCAGTACTTCTACGTCCCCCTGGATTTGGTCGCCAAGATAATCAACTGCCGATGGCTGCTGAACGACTTCTCGTAACGTCTGCCCACACCACTCGGTAGAACCATAGCGGAAACGAATGGAACACCGATGCGCGCGGTTCTGCCTTCCAAACGTTCCTATAGATATGCGCCGAGTCGTTGCACTGCGCGAGCAAAGATACGATCGGACGTAAGGTACCTGTTCCGCGAAACGAGGGACAAGCGGAGCAACGAATTCGATTCTTGCACGAAAACAACGCTTAGTTAATGACCGGCGGTCCTACGCTGAATCCTTGCGACTTCGCGCCTTAGCGCCTTTGCGTTGAATTCTTGAAAGCGCTGTCACGACTTAACGACAAAACCGACGCCCCGAACCTAACGCTAATGCGGATCTTCCTCTTCTACGTGCCTTTGCGCTGGCGGTTAAGGTCAGCTTTTCACGATTTCCCGTTCGCCGTTGCGGCCGCCTCCGCCTCTGCTTTCGCCACGGCATCGGCGAACGGATACGTATCCGGCAACACCGTCATCGTCGTGCACTGTCCCGCCGTGCCGCCATTCGGATTCGCAAAGACCACCTCGACGTAATACGCAAGCCACCCCTGTTCCGGCGCGGGCACGTTCACAGTCACGCTCCCCTGCCCCGGCAGGTCCTCCGAGGTCCACTGCGCCTTACGGAAATCGCGCGACGGCGCCGTTGCCTTCCACAGCTTTGCGCGCCCGGAAGCATCCGACCACTTCACCTCGAGCCCGCCATCATTGCTACGTTGCCACGTCATCTCCGGCAGCTTCGTGCCGTGCACAAGCGACTGGTAAAACGCGGTGATCGCCGCGATACCGCCCATGTTCACATCGTGCCCCGTGTTCGCGCAGTAATAGAGGAACTTCTCGCCTTTCAACTCGGGGAAATACGTGCTCGACGAATCGACATTCCAGTACGGATCATTCGTTCCCAGCACGATGAGCTTGGGCAACGTCAACATATCTCGGTACGAATAGGGATCGACAATCGCCCGCAACTGCTCGCCTTCCGGCGAGTTCATGCGCGCTTGAATATTGTTCTCCGTGTAGTCGGCGATCTGCTCGCTGAACGTGCCATAGCTCGCAAGCTGATTCTTAGCTTGCGGCACCATGTTGAGCATGTCGATCACGGCGGGCGCTATCCCCATGACCCGCTTATCCACCACTGCGGACAGCCATGTCGTCCATCCGCGTTTCGAACCGCCCAACACAAGGAACCCGCCAATGTCCGCTCCCATGTCCTTCTTTGCGACCGCCTGCACCGTATCCATCGCGCGCACCGCACTCTTCACCATCGGCAGCAACAGCGGCCAATCGTTTCCTTCGCCTCTCAGAAACTTGTCAAAGGTCAACGCAATGATCGCGTCCTCTTCCTTACCTTCAAACAGCGGCTGATTGGGCACCTGCTCGATCATCGCGACGATCGTACCCGTGTTCGTGGCCAACTGATTGACGACCCGCGCCTCCACCGATTTCAGATTCGGCGCCGTCCGATCGTTGTTCCCCCCCGTGATCAGCAGCATCGATTTGTCGGGATGCTTCACCTGCTCCGGTTTGATGATCGTGAGCCAGTGTTTCCATTCGATGCCTTGCCACGTCTGCGACGTCATCTGAACCGCGTAAACCGTATTGGTGCCCAGGAGCTGGGGCTCTGCAACGGTAAACGAGTAGCTGGCGTCCTCGCGATTGACATACTCCGCGAGCGGAGATGCCGTCGCCAGGTTCGCAACGATGCAAAACGCGCCGATAAGGAAAAGAAGGGCAGGACGCTTCACGTGACGATTCTCCCGTGGTCGTGCGCACGCCGTCGCGCGCGCTATCCAGGACACCTTGCCGTGTCGATAAAAAAACAGTCTAGCACATGAGTTACATTCCGGAAACCTTCCTAGAGAGCCCCTCTTAGAGAGTCAATCAAGGGAAATCTCAGGACACCCGCCCGGCATCCGTGACTTCTACCTTTCATGGATGTCCCTGTATTTCCTGGCCTACACTCCAGGCTCCCAAAACGGGCGACCTCCGCAGGGTGGCTTGAACATCCCCAAAGTCCCTGCTAAGGTTGGGCACACAAGAAGGCTAAAACCTGCTGCACTGCCACTTCTAAATTTGCGCCGGTATCTGTCGAAAGTTGGAGGTAAGCTCATAACCCTGCCGACCGCGCCGAGTTCATGCGTCTAATTCCAAACGCCGAAAGGAGGATTCAACAGGTTAGCTCACCGTGATTGCGTAATGCTCCCTGCGGCAGTCGCTTCCGTCATATTCTCCGTGGGACTATGTTCTTTCTGACACGCGCAGCCTGAAGCTCATACGCTTCAGGGTAATCGGCTCTTTGACAACAGCGAGGAGTAATTGACGTGGAAATGGTTCGACTGATTTACGTGAGTCGCATGACTGATATGTGCGAAATGGAAGACATTCACGATATCCTCAAGAAGTCGCGTACAAACAACGCCGCAAAAAACATAACCGGAATCCTCTGCTACGACCCCATCTACTTTCTCCAATGCCTGGAAGGACCCAAAAAGGAAGTAAACTCTCTTTACAGGAACATACTTCGTGATGATCGTCACTCGGATGTATTGTTGCTCGAATACAAAGATATCGAGGAGCGGTCATTCGGAAACTGGACAATGGCATTCATCAAGAGTTCGGAAATCGACCCCGAAACCCTTTTGGCGTTCACGAAAGGCGAAAAGTTCGACCCTTACGCACTTGGCTCGGAACGGGCGGGCGACTTCCTAGTGGCAATTGCCGCACAAGAACGAAAGCGATTGGATACACAACGGTGATGGAGCATGGCATCCAGCGGGTGGCCAAATTGGCGCACGATTAATGATACTCGTCACGGGCGCTACCGGCTATGTTGGGGGCAGGTTGGTAACCCGCTTAGAGGCCAGAGGTTTCCAGATTCGCTGTATGGCGCGCACGCCGGAGCGACTGAGGGATCGCCTGCCTCGAAGTGCGAAAATCGTCCGCGGAGACGTAACAGAACCGACAACGCTTGATGAGGCGCTTTGCGGAATCGACACCGCCTTCTATCTCGTTCACGCGCTCGCGTCGAGAGGAGACTTCGAATCAACGGAACTCGCCGGGGCTCGTAACTTCGCCGCTGCCGCCGAGAGGGCTGGCGTGAACCGAATCATTTATCTGGGCGGACTCGGCGACACGGAAAGCCCGTCTTCGGCACACATGCGGAGCCGGCATGCGGTAGGACAGATACTTCGTGAGTCCGGCGTTCCCACGCTGGAGTTTCAAGCATCCATCATCATCGGACCGGGTAGTCTTTCCTTTGAGCTCATCCGAAGCCTGGTTCAAAGGCTGCCCGTCATGCTCGTCCCCAGATGGGTTCGAGTGAAAGCGCAACCCATCGCCATCGACGATGTGCTCGAGTACCTCGTTCAAGCCATCGATCTTCCCATGTCCAAATCCACCGTGTACGAAATCGGTGGCGAGGAGCAATTGTCCTATCTCGACTTGATGAAACGCTATGGGGAAATCGCGGGATTGCGACGGCTGTATATCAATGTGCCTTTTCTGACCCCATGGTTGTCCAGCCTGTGGCTGAATCTCGTTACACCACTGTTTGCGAAGGTCGGACGAAAGCTCATCGACAGTATCCGCATCGCCAGCGTTGTCGCCGATGACAAGGCATTGAGGGACTTCACCGTCCGCCCGATGAACGTCAGTGAGGCCATTCGGCGCGCTCAGCGCGAGGAAGATCAGACGTTCCGGGAGACACATTGGTCAGATGCCTTGTCTAGCTCGACAGACAAATCCACCTATGGCGGTAAGAGCTATGGCTCACGAATTGTCGATTCTCGCACAATAGCGGTGGACGCCCTGCCAGAACGCGTATTTGAATGTATCGAACGGATTGGAGGGCCTAACGGATGGTACTACGGCGACTGGCTCTGGAGAATCCGCGGGGTCCTGGACCGTATGGTAGGCGGCGTGGGCATGCAACGCGGACGGCGTGACCCGATTCACCTGCGCATGGGAGACATCGTAGACTGCTGGCGGGTGGAAGCCATTGAACGTCCCTACAAGCTGTTGCTGCGCGCCGAAATGAAGGTGTTCGGGC from the Candidatus Hydrogenedentota bacterium genome contains:
- a CDS encoding BLUF domain-containing protein; the protein is MEMVRLIYVSRMTDMCEMEDIHDILKKSRTNNAAKNITGILCYDPIYFLQCLEGPKKEVNSLYRNILRDDRHSDVLLLEYKDIEERSFGNWTMAFIKSSEIDPETLLAFTKGEKFDPYALGSERAGDFLVAIAAQERKRLDTQR
- a CDS encoding PhoPQ-activated pathogenicity-related family protein: MKRPALLFLIGAFCIVANLATASPLAEYVNREDASYSFTVAEPQLLGTNTVYAVQMTSQTWQGIEWKHWLTIIKPEQVKHPDKSMLLITGGNNDRTAPNLKSVEARVVNQLATNTGTIVAMIEQVPNQPLFEGKEEDAIIALTFDKFLRGEGNDWPLLLPMVKSAVRAMDTVQAVAKKDMGADIGGFLVLGGSKRGWTTWLSAVVDKRVMGIAPAVIDMLNMVPQAKNQLASYGTFSEQIADYTENNIQARMNSPEGEQLRAIVDPYSYRDMLTLPKLIVLGTNDPYWNVDSSSTYFPELKGEKFLYYCANTGHDVNMGGIAAITAFYQSLVHGTKLPEMTWQRSNDGGLEVKWSDASGRAKLWKATAPSRDFRKAQWTSEDLPGQGSVTVNVPAPEQGWLAYYVEVVFANPNGGTAGQCTTMTVLPDTYPFADAVAKAEAEAAATANGKS
- a CDS encoding SDR family oxidoreductase, with amino-acid sequence MILVTGATGYVGGRLVTRLEARGFQIRCMARTPERLRDRLPRSAKIVRGDVTEPTTLDEALCGIDTAFYLVHALASRGDFESTELAGARNFAAAAERAGVNRIIYLGGLGDTESPSSAHMRSRHAVGQILRESGVPTLEFQASIIIGPGSLSFELIRSLVQRLPVMLVPRWVRVKAQPIAIDDVLEYLVQAIDLPMSKSTVYEIGGEEQLSYLDLMKRYGEIAGLRRLYINVPFLTPWLSSLWLNLVTPLFAKVGRKLIDSIRIASVVADDKALRDFTVRPMNVSEAIRRAQREEDQTFRETHWSDALSSSTDKSTYGGKSYGSRIVDSRTIAVDALPERVFECIERIGGPNGWYYGDWLWRIRGVLDRMVGGVGMQRGRRDPIHLRMGDIVDCWRVEAIERPYKLLLRAEMKVFGRAWLQFEVNCTDSGTEIRQTAIYDPRGLVGNVYWYALYPLHELVFRGMLRGIAEAALGNDASQPCGRVKKVEANHNSMPPLS